A portion of the Rhizoctonia solani chromosome 6, complete sequence genome contains these proteins:
- a CDS encoding alpha/beta hydrolase family protein — MGAFISRSRRRQYTTGSHNMLYSPEAPSYFEVLHKGKRVESGFTNGEASGSQNLSVRALVESSCPSLTQDYKPTWWLPGILLSGHLQTAFCVAGDFTKVDEILYERTLLSIPDGGTLGLDFTPRTQDLELPPETPIVVVLHGLSGGSHESYVRSILSQVCASPANGGLGYRAVVVNFRGCAGVPLTSPQFYSAGHTEDIRIALSYIQKTYPRARLTGLGFSLGANVLVRYLGEEGEKSRLDAGCALGCPWNLVDNSKNLEGSFFYRNVYSRAMGGNLLKLLSRHLKTLAKLPPSRLTPHIPKAFSLRSPTLKQVDAHLTIIAGGHSPPFPFPSPDEYYEWARSDTHVGMVRVPLLAINAADDPIVRTLPVEAALQSKCVVLAVTPKGGHLGWFEGGSPFRRTRPPPRWIRKPVSEWIQGTCEVLTSRREVSSEWVEDENGFTVEREKRHIGFRVHALHETVIGTADEAQGGLQGL; from the exons ATGGGTGCCTTCATATCTCGGTCTCGACGGCGACAGTATACTACAGGCAGTCACAACATGCTGTATTCTCCAGAGGCGCCTTCATATTTTGAAGTTTTGCACAAGGGAAAGAGAGTTGAATCCGGGTTTACAAATGGGGAGGCCTCGGGATCTCAGAATCTATCTGTACGAGCCTTGGTGGAGTCTTCCTGTCCAAGCTTAACGCAGGACTACAAGCCCACTTGGTGGTTGCCTGG AATATTACTCAGTGGTCATTTACAGACTGCATTCTGTGTAGCCGGCGACTTTACTAAAGTAGATGAGATTCTATACGAACG GACCTTACTTTCCATACCGGATGGTGGTACTCT AGGCTTGGACTTTACGCCCCGAACACAAGACTTGGAGCTCCCGCCTGAAACACCAATCGTTGTGGTCCTGCACGGGCTCTCAGGAG GTTCGCACGAGTCCTACGTAAGGTCTATTTTGTCGCAGGTCTGCGCCTCACCCGCCAATGGCGGACTCGGCTACCGTGCGGTTGTAGTAAACTTCCGTGGAT GTGCTGGTGTTCCATTGACTTCCCCACAGTTTTATTCGGCTGGACATACGGAGGACATTCGGATCGCATTGTCTTACATACAGAAAACGTACCCGCGGGCCAGGTTGACAGGGCTTGGATTTTCTTTGGGCGCAAACGTGCTTGTTCGCTATCTTGGCGAAGAAGGCGAGAAGAGTCGATTAGATGCAGGATGCGCGCTTGGTTGT CCGTGGAACTTGGTCGATAACAGTAAGAA TCTGGAAGGATCATTCTTCTATCGAAATGTCTACTCCAGAGCAATGGGGGGAAACCTCCTCAAACTGCTCTCGCGGCACTTGAAGACGCTGGCTAAACTACCACCGTCACGTCTCACTCCGCATATTCCAAAAGCATTCAGCCTCAGAAGTCCCACATTGAAACAAGTTGATGCGCATTTAACGATCATTGCCGGCGGTCACTCACCACCCTTTCCGTTTCCTTCGCCCGACGAATACTACGAGTGGGCTCGGAGCGATACACACGTAGGGATGGTCAGAGTGCCTCTTTTGGCCATCAACGCGGCGGACGATCCAATTGTGCGGACGCTTCCCGTCGAGGCTGCGTTGCAAAGCAAATGCGTAGTGCTGGCTGTGACACCCAAAGGAGGACACCTTGGATGGTTCGAAGGCGGATCACCGTTTAGAAGGACCAGACCTCCACCACGCTGGATAAGAAAGCCTGTGTCAGAGTGGATACAAGGAACTTGTGAAGTACTAACTTCGCGGCGAGAAGTCAGCAGTGAATGGGTAGAGGACGAGAATGGCTTCACTGTGGAACGCGAGAAGAGGCACATTGGCTTTAGGGTTCATGCCTTACACGAGACGGTTATTGGTACTGCAGACGAGGCTCAGGGTGGGCTCCAGGGACTATAG
- a CDS encoding terpene synthase, giving the protein MSSISTLHQTERSLLPPSIIIPDTVGHTRDIFALKLNPHHEEAEAGSLAWFDNYDLHAGPHREEFLSARYCLLASYCYPDADLGHLRPVMDFIIWLVAYDDMADDGEFCDSIEALKHAFGITLKFLRNPDAPHPNLKYLAALKSFYNRMRENGNPAALCRFVEGAEGYMQAALQDTMNRAAGKVLTIDEYIHLRAESSGVKWAYAALEYAHEIELPNKVHEDPIVSELALAGNQILTWSNDIYSFSLEQAKGYTHNILFVIMWNKQVDLQAAVDFVERMIQKRVKEYIDAKALLPSFGPEIDHQVAKYIQGIEHCIQANISWSLMSPRYFGADFEKVKETRIVNLMAPIISTNKRSTGVKEVEPMEPIAPTIAVAAGE; this is encoded by the exons ATGTCAAGCATATCTACGTTACACCAGACTGAGCGCAGCTTGCTCCCACCCAGCATTATTATTCCAGACACTGTTGGCCATACCCGCGATATTTTTGCACTCAAACTCAACCCCCACCACGAAGAGGCCGAGGCTGGATCTCTTGCTTGGTTTGATAACTATG ACCTTCATGCTGGCCCGCATCGGGAAGAATTTCTCAGTGCTCGTTACTGCCTTCTAGCGTCATACTGTTACCCAGATGCTGATTTGGGGCACCTTCGTCCGGTCATGGACTTCATCATATGGCTGGTGGCT TATGACGATATGGCAGACGATGGAGAGTTCTGTGACAGCATTGAGGCGTTGAAGCATGCCTTTGGTATAACTTTGAAATTCCTTCGCAATCCCGATGCTCCTCATCCAAATCTAAAATACCTTGCTGCACTTAAAAG CTTTTACAACCGCATGCGAGAGAACGGAAACCCCGCAGCTCTCTGTCGCTTTGTCGAAGGTGCAGAAGGCTACATGCAGGCTGCATTGCAAGATACTATGAACCGGGCCGCCGGTAAGGTGCTCACTATCGATGAGTACATCCATCTGCGCGCTGAGTCTTCGGGAGTGAAGTGGGCATATG CCGCACTTGAATATGCTCATGAGATAGAGCTCCCAAACAAGGTGCACGAAGACCCGATTGTTTCGGAGCTGGCTCTAGCAGGGAATCAAATTTTAACTTGGTCGAACGACATTTATTCGTTCTCG CTTGAACAAGCCAAGGGATATACTCATAATATTCTGTTTGTCATCATGTGGAACAAACAGGTCGATTTACAGGCCGCAGTCGATTTTGTTGAAAGAATGATTCAGAAGCGAGTCAAAGAATATATTGATGCCAAGGCGTTGCTCCCGTCTTTTGGCCCGGAGATCGACCATCAGGTTGCGAAATACATCCAAGGTATCGAGCATTGCATACAGGCCAATATTAGCTGGTCCCTGATGTCACCTC GATATTTCGGCGCAGATTTCGAGAAGGTGAAAGAGACTAGAATTGTCAATCTCATGGCCCCTATTATCTCTACCAACAAAAGGTCAACTGGTGTTAAGGAAGTGGAACCAATGGAGCCAATCGCCCCTACCATTGCAGTGGCTGCAGGGGAGTAG
- a CDS encoding Retrotransposable element Tf2 protein — protein MLPDPVFANIALVTPEKELQQQIESSLDQDESLEEILQFLQNKSKAPPSIKRAFKDYEMEAGLLFYQGRIVVPDVGTLRTDLLRIFHDSPLAGHPGRQHTLELVSRSYYWPGICADTYWHVDSCEICQRIRKPKYVSIPPQPLEVPVRPWQHVSYDMIVDLPKEGSNNSILVIVDSFTKYGIFVKCSKKLKAPKLAELFLENVWKRHGMPEKTISDRGRVFNNKFLRALYKRLGIDPHFSSAYHPQSDGQTERVNPSIEHFLRAYSGVNQRDWTRWLPMAEFAYNNAVHSSTGKTPFKALYGWEPTLTPLNVPTDVPEADDLAQTMEAQWKEVELALWQSKQQMMARESGSPTEFEIGEEAWLDAKNVNLKTLSPKLTEQCLGPFKVIEKISDQAYCLELPPTMRIHNVFYVGLLSKVKRDKKRAFENCPSPVTVDREEEYKVEGITDAKERNGKWFFQVKWKGYGSKENTWEPQENLKNAENFLQKYEKDMKKKALGAAKALRGGQCCRHT, from the coding sequence ATGTTACCAGACCCGGTGTTTGCCAATATTGCCTTAGTTACACCAGAGAAGGAGTTGCAACAACAGATTGAGTCATCCCTAGATCAAGacgagtccctggaggaaatcctccaattcctgcagaacaaatccaaggcgcccccttccatcaaacgcgcatttaaggattatgaaatggaggctggcctactcttctaccaaggacggattgtggtccctgacgttggGACGTTAAGGACAGATCTACTGCGCATATTTcatgacagccccttggcaggacatccaggaagaCAGCATACTCTagagttggtatcaaggagctactactggcccggtATCTGTGCTGATacatactggcatgtggattcctgcGAGATATGccaacggatcaggaaaCCTAAATACGTGTCTATCCCCCCTCAGCCCCTTGAAGTCCCTGTTAGACCCTGGCAGCACGTGTcttatgacatgatagtagacctaccAAAGGAAGGGAGCaacaactcaatcctggtaattgttgacagcttcacaaagtacgggatatttgtaaaatgctccaagaaactcaaggcacccaagTTAGCAgaactattcctggaaaatGTATGGAAGCGCCATGGCATGCCGGAAAAGACTATATCCGACAGAGGAAgagtcttcaacaacaagttcttaAGGGCCCTGTATaaacgccttggcattgacccacACTTCTCCTCCGCCTATCATCCCCAGAGtgacggacaaacggaacgCGTCAATCCCtctattgaacacttcctcagggcttactcaggggtaaatcaaagggactggaccagatggcttccaatggcagagtttgcgtacaacaatgccgtacatagcagcacgggcaagacccctttcaaggccttgtatggatgggaacccaccttaacTCCATTGAATGTACCAACGGACGTGCCAGAAGCGGACGATcttgcccagacaatggaggctcaatggaaggaagtagaaTTGGCACTCTGGCAATCTAAACAACAAATGATGGCCAGAGAAAGTGGAAGCCCAACAgagtttgagattggagaagaagcttggctagacgccaaaaatgtcaacctcaaaaccttgagtcccaagctaacggaacaatgcctagggccattcaaggttattgagaaaatctctgACCAGGCTTACTGCCTAGAACTTCCCCCAACAATGCGGATCCACAAcgtgttctatgtaggactcctatctaaggtcaaaagggataaGAAGCGCGCCTTTGAGAATTGCCCTTcaccagtcactgtggacagagaagaagaatacaaggtggaagggatcacTGATGCCAAAGAGAGgaatgggaaatggtttttccaagtcaaatggaaggggtacggatccaaggaaaacacgtgggaaccccaagaaaacttaaaaaatgcCGAAAATTTTTTacaaaaatacgaaaaagacatgaaaaaaaaggcccttggcgctgccaaggcccttagaggggggcagtgttgtagacacacttga
- a CDS encoding Retrotransposable element Tf2 protein, translating to MEPTLLSTTSVEYGKVSLEQVTRLLLGLLGQVKRLEQEIAKIKEAGIKTQTNVKNISQTVDVVKDGLRSLQSHGPCTPKGPQAKVVEETPCPLPKAKPIGLASGVPFWSEAPKVLPSLAQPTPRRVAPPQVPSPPPSPRLQSPIGTTAPPPPAPVAAYPAPVKVDHPDAYTGKIGSKAKQWLTWMLAWTRLNLRMFPTNQEVLSFLLMNMKDSAGAWAHPHLDQLGSHQAIIQTVEGFKLEFLAAFGNPDATRAAEQKITTLTQSSTCADYITKFRTLAMELDWNDAALRGQFAQGLHWEVSQQIATRKHRPCTLLELQNAALVIDNALRKERASHPPRDSKPSKPSNPARGTSTSQPTTGSRKLSNNPNFVLEEEQNRRRAAGACIKCRKMGHKFAECRTGWKATPIEDKGKAKETAKIGKDSKYQLGKEISPLFTISIKPEKQAEHLEVLIDSGATLSFLHPCTAKALRLPLIDLPTPCTVTMLDGSNPQAGKIWKKAHLTFLIDGKRMTETFLICNTGTHAAILGIKWLETHNPKIDWSLQTLSFPHNLPEHVAIAKEEEADPNPLEGVPSKYHQYAKVFGEEEFNKLPPHRHYDIGIELTEEGPLNLPLYSMTDAKSITLKDWLRDKLKAGKIRPSKSSISSPVMFVPKKDGSRRLVVDYRCLNNRTQKNVYPLPHPDDLMAQLRGAKVFTKLDLQWGYNNVRVKEGDKWKTAFRTKYGLYESLVMTFGLTNAPAAFQHFKNELFKDLLDVCVIIYLDDILIYSKDDASHAQHVHEVLKRLMDNQLFCKASKCTFHVTLVEYLGIIVLDKGFSLDKLKIQAVQEWPVPTKVKEVQSFLGFANFLHWFVANFSHLARPLHNLVKKDTIWKWDTKEQEAFQGLKDAITNAPVLCHADPTKPYFLETDASGAALGSILSQRQEDSRLHPLGFLLESFKGAEQNYDTHNKELLAIIRSFEYWRIFLEGTAHPITVFTNHRNLEYWKESQMFNRRHARWHLLLAGYNFQIVYRPGKQSGKPDALS from the exons ATGGAACCCACACTTCTGTCAACCACCTCTGTTGAATATGGCAAGGTATCCCTTGAACAAGTCACAcggctcctccttggcctccttggccaagtcaaacgcCTTGAGCAAGAAATTGCCAAAATTAAGGAAGCTGGAATCAAGACCCAGACAAACGTCAAAAACATCTCTCAAaccgttgatgttgtcaaggatgggcttaggtCCCTTCAATCCCATGGTCCCTGCACACCCAAAGGACCCCAAGCCAAGGTtgtggaagaaacgccatgccccttaccaaaagccaagcctattggattggctaGTGGGGTCCCCTTCTGGTCAGAAGCACCCAAGGTCCTCCCCAGTTTGGCTcagccaaccccaagaagagttgctcccccgcaagtcccatctccccctccatctccgcgtctccaatccccaattgggacaactgcccctccacctccggctccagttgccgccTATCCCGCTCcagtcaaggttgaccaccccgatgcctacacaggcaaaatagggagcaaagccaagcaatggctgacttggatgttagcctggacccgcctcaatttgcggatgttccccaccaatcaagaggtcctctccttcctcttgatgaacatgaaggactctGCCGGAGCTTGGGCCCacccacaccttgaccagcttggatcacaccaAGCTATCATCCAAACCGTTGAGGGATTTAAATTggaattcctggcagcatttggcaaccctgatgccacaagggccgccgagcaGAAAatcaccaccctcacccagtccAGCACATGCGCAgactacatcacaaagttcaggaccttagctatggaactggactggaatgacgcgGCCCTCCGAGGTCAGTTTgcccaaggcctccactgggaggtcagccaaCAGATAGCAACCCGCAAGCACCGCCCTTGTacactccttgagctgcaaaatgcagcacttgtcattgacaatgctctccgcaaagagcgtgctagccacccgCCAAGGGACAGTAAGCCTAGCAaaccatccaaccccgcaagggggacaagtaccagtCAGCCAACTAccggatcaaggaagctctccaacaaccccaactttgtattggaggaagagcaaaaccgccgccgcgccgctggcgcctgtatcaaatgcagaaaaatgggccacaagtttgcggaatgccgcacgggctggaaagccacccctattgaggacaaggggaaggctaaggaaaccgccaaaattggcaaagactccaagtaccaattgggaaaaga aatctctcccctcttcacaatttcaattaaaccagagaagcaagcggaacatttagaagtcctgatagactcaggcgccacattgtCATTTCTCCACCCCTGTACCGCCAAGGCATTACGCCTACCTCTCATAGACCTCCCAACTCCCTgcaccgttactatgcttgatgggtcaaacccccaggctggaaagatttggaagaaggctcaTCTAACCTTCCTCATTGATGGCAAGCgcatgacggaaaccttcctgatttgcaacaCCGGGACACATGCTGCCATCTTAGGGATCAAATGGTTGGAAACGCACAACCCCAAAATTGACTGGAGCTTACAAACTctctccttccctcacaACCTGCcggaacacgtggccattgccaaggaggaagaagctgacccaAATCCCTtagaaggagtaccctccaagtaccatcaatatgccaaggtatttggagaagaagaattcaataagcttcctccCCACAGGCACTATGATATTGGTATTGAACTCACAGAAGAGGGACCCCTCAACTTGCCTCTttacagcatgactgacgccaagtctatcacactcaaggactggctcagggacaaattaaaagctgggaagatccgtcccagcaaatcctcaatcagctcccctgtcatgtttgtccctaagaaggatggttcccgccgcttggttgttgactaccgttgCCTCAACAACCGGACCCaaaagaacgtttacccaCTCCCCCATCCTGATGACctaatggcccagctccgtggcgccaaggtcttcactaaATTGGACTTACaatggggatacaacaatgtccgtgtTAAAGAAGGGGACAAGTGGAAGaccgccttccgcaccaagtacgggctATATGAGTCtctggtcatgacctttggcctgacaaacgcccctgccgccttccaacacttcaagAATGAACTGTTCAAAgacttattggatgtatgcgtcatcatttaccttgatgacatcctaatctactccaaggatgatgCATCTCACGCAcaacatgttcatgaggtcctgaAACGGTTAATGGACAACCAGCTGTTTTGTAAGGCATCAAAAtgtacattccacgtcaccttGGTAGAATACCTGGGGATCATTGTCTTGGATAAGGGGttcagtctggataagctcaaaatccaggcagtacaagaatggccggtaCCCACCAAGGTAAAGGAAGTCCAATCATTCctgggatttgccaacttcctccattggtttgttgccaactttagtcacCTGGCCAGACCATTGCACAATCTGGTTAAGAAGGATACAatctggaaatgggataccaaggaacaggaagcctttCAGGGGCTgaaggacgccatcaccaacgctcCGGTCCTCTGTCACGCTGACCCAACTAAACcatacttcctggaaacagatgcatctggCGCGGCCTtgggttccatactcagccaacgacAGGAAGACAGTCGCCTACACCCTCTTGGGTTTCTgttggaatcattcaaaggggcagagcagaactatgacacccacaacaaggagcttcttgcaatcatccgctcctttgagtattggcgtatcttcttggaaggaacagctcacccaatcacggtcttcaccaatcaccggaacttggaatattggaaggaatcccaaatgttcaaccgccgccatgccagatggcacctactactagccggttataacttccaaattgtgtacAGGCccggaaaacaatcaggaaagccagatgCCTTGTCATGA
- a CDS encoding Reverse transcriptase (RNA-dependent DNA polymerase) yields the protein MILCDYPTDPIKTLIDSGATSNFISPALVEKLKIPKTLLENPRVVRMLDGTISQTGRIWHQVQLAVSANGHFHHIPFLVCPIGNTPAILGMTWLTAESPLIDWQQGLVTFPEQVQIASEEEADINPLADLPPQYHEFAKVFGKEEFKVLPPHREYDISIDLVPDAKLSPGPIYGMTDAESKALKQHIDEELATGKIRPSTSSAGAPVMFVKKADGSLRLVVDYRKLNNVTHKNVYPLPRQDDLMAKLRHAKIFTKLDLRWGYNNVRIKEGDEWKTAFRTKYGLFKYLVMPFGLTNAPAAFQHFMNDLFRDLIDVTMIIYLDDILIFSEDPKNHPAHVREVLSRLMKNQLFCKLSKCHFHVTTVDYLGIVISPAGFSMDQKKIEAVTTWPQPKTVKQVQAFLGFVNYLRRFIPNFSLVARPLHNLTRKETPWSWETSEEAAFKELKALVTQSPVLIHSNPALPYYLETDASGVAMGAILSQRGPDNRLHPIAYMSKSFSGAEANYDTHDKELLAIIKALEEWRIFLEATDKPVQVFTDHRNLEYWMQARTFNRRHAQWRVLLSDFNFEIHYCPGKQSGKPDALSRRSDYVDTPPEPEVMLPAEVFANTSEEEVKIVTEIRSRLREDPSLEPIIQFLTEDADNAPPSIRKAYRDYDWEEDLLWYQGKLVVPDSETLKERLLREFHDSPLAGHLGQQRTLELLSRNYWWPGMKSSAKEWVECCPTCQANQRAHAPVIALKPLEVPPYPFHTISYDFITGFPKSNGHNAVLVVIDSFSKFGHFIPTTKKVTSKGLAELFISHVWKLHGLPVKTISDRGTTFTGKFLRALYQRLGVRPSFSSAYHPESDGQTERVNQFIEFYLRSYVAADHLDWASWLPLAEYAYNNAKHSATGKTPFELVYGRNPVMNPSNVPANVPEANHVANTLAQEWREAESALRMTKEKMAGTKGVIPEYFIGEEVWLDAKNVEIRSNSNKLDPKRLGPFKITKKISSHAYRLELPETMKIHDVFYVGLLSKVHKSPSQPLPDQPPPETIEGEEEYEVEQIIDSKQQKGKWFYLIKWKGYGPEDNLWEPEELLEHSQEEIKRFNQARLRKARDAAKSL from the coding sequence ATGATACTGTGTGACTACCCGACGGACCCTATCAAAACCCTTATCGACTCTGGCGCCACTTCCAATTTCATATCCCCCGCAttagtagaaaaactcaaaatcccaaaaaccctactcgaaaatccacgagtagtgaggatgttagatggtacaatatctcagactggtcgcatttggcaccaggttcaactcgcggtctcggccaatggccatttcCACCacattcccttccttgtttgccccataggcaacaccccggctatcctcggcatgacatggctcacagCAGAATCCCCCttgattgactggcaacagggacttgTCACGTTTCCAGAACAGGTCCAAATAGCATCCGAAGAGGAGGCGGATATTAatcctttagcagaccttccccctcaatatcatgagtttgctaaagtctttggcaaagaagaattcaaggttcTCCCTCCTcacagggagtatgacatctccatagaccttgtcccagatgccaaactatcCCCTGGTCCCATATACGGAATGactgatgcagaatccaaggcactgaaacaacacattgatgaggaattggcaacaggcaagatccgccctagtacctcatccgccggcgccccagtcatgtttgttaaaAAGGCGGATGGATCCCTCAGGCTAGTGGTAGATTATAGGAAGCTGAACAACGTGACCCACAAAAACGTGTACCCACTTCCCCGGCAAGATGATCTCATGGCAAAACTCAGGCACGCTAAGATCTTCACTAAACTGGACTTGCGctggggctacaacaacgtacgcatcaaggaaggagatgaatggaagacggccttcagaaccaaatacggTCTCTtcaaatacctagtcatgccgtttggtctcaccaatgcccctgcagcgttccagcacttcatgaatgatctattcagggacctcattgacgtcaccaTGATCATTTACTTAGATGATATACTGATCTTCTCCGAAGACCCCAAGAACCACCCAGCCCATGTGAGGGAAGTTCTGTCAAGGTTAATGAAAaatcaactgttctgcaaattgtcaaagtgccacttccacgtcaccacggTTGACTACCTGGGTATTGTCATATCTCCTGCAGGCTTCTcaatggatcaaaagaagattgaggccgtCACAACCTGGCCTCagcccaaaacagtcaagcaggtccaagccttcctagggtttgttaACTACCTTAGGcgcttcatccccaacttcagtttGGTAGCACGCCCTCTTCACAATCTTACAaggaaggaaaccccttggtcatgggaaACCTCAGAGGAAGCCGCGTTCAAAGAATTAAAGGCATTGGTCACGCAATCCCCAGTCctaatccattccaacccagcgCTACCTTattacctggaaacagatgcatcaggggtagcaatgggggcaatactcagccaacgagGACCAGACAACCGATTACACCCCATTGCttacatgtccaagtcattctcaggagcagaagcTAATTACGACACGCacgataaggagctcctggctatCATTAAAGCActagaggaatggaggatattcttggaagcaacggacaaaccggtacaagtcttcacggatcataggaatctggagtattggatgcaggcacggacattcAACCGCAGGCATGCCCAATGGCGTGTACTCTTGAgcgatttcaactttgaaatccactattgcccaggaaagcaatcagggaagccggACGCGTTGTCCAGAAGATCAGATTACGTAGACACGCCCCCAGAGccagaagtcatgttaccagcagaagtctttgccaatacctctgaggaagaagtcaaaattgtcacagaaattcGCTCCAGACTCAGGGAGGACCCATCCttggaacccatcatccagtttctAACAGAGGAcgcggacaatgcacctccctccattcggaaagcttacagagactacgactgggaggaagacctactatggtatcaaggGAAACTCGTGGTTCCAGACTCAGAGACCCTGAAGGAACGattactcagggaattccatgactcccccctAGCCGGCCATCTGGGCCAACAAAGGACCCTTGAACTTCTaagccgcaactactggtggccaggcatgaaatcatccgccaaagaatgggtagaatgttgccccacCTGCCAGGCTAATCAACGAGCCCACGCcccggtcattgcccttaaacctctggaagttcccccctatccgtttcacaccatctcctatgacttcatcacaggttTTCCAAAATCTAACGGTCACAACGCAGTCTtggtagtcattgactccttttccaaatttgggcatttTATCCCAACCACCAAGAAGGTTACGTCCAAGGGTCTAGCGGAATTGTTCATCTCtcatgtgtggaaactaCATGGACTACCAGTCAAGACAATATCAGACAGAGGAACCACGTTCACAGGGaagttcctaagggcactctaccaacgccttggtgTAAGACCATCCTTCTcgtcagcctaccacccggagtcagacggtcaaacagagagggtgaaccagttcattgagttctacctgagATCGTACGTTGCGGCAGATCACTTGGACTGGGCTTCCTGGTTGCCACTAGCGGAATACGCATATAACAACGCTAAGCACTCCGCCACCGGGAAAACCCCATTTGAATTGGTATACGGGAGAAATCCAGtaatgaacccatccaacgtccctgcaaatgtaccagaagccaaTCACGTGGCTAACACCTTGGCACAAGAATGGAGAGAAGCGGAATCCGCCCTGaggatgacaaaggaaaaaatggcaggaaccaagggagtGATCCCGGAATATTTCATTGGAGAGGaagtctggctagacgccaagaacgtGGAGATACgttccaactccaacaaattggACCCCAAGCGCCTAGGACCCTTCAAGAtcaccaagaaaatctccagccacgcgtaccgcctggaactccctgagaccatgaaaatccatgacgtattctatgtaggattactgtccaaagtccacaaatccccaagccaaccactCCCAGAccaaccccctcctgaaacaatagaaggggaagaagagtatgaagttgaacaaatcattgactctaaaCAACAaaaagggaaatggttttatttgataaaatggaagggatacggtCCGGAAGACAATTTGTGGGAACCGGAGGAACtgctggaacacagtcaggaagagatcaaacgcttcaaccaagctagactcagaaaggctcgtgacgccgccaagagcctttaa